One segment of Agromyces albus DNA contains the following:
- a CDS encoding tetratricopeptide repeat protein, which yields MRATDVARFTLPDAPAELQRELDRGGAVVWEQPVELPTYAPGEPSRYPMFLDRRVYQGSSGRVYPLPFIDRIASEAAPASWTAVHLENRWVRLMVLPELGGRIHVGYDKSAGYDFFYRNNVIKPALVGLAGPWLSGGVEFNWPQHHRPATYLPVEWTIEHGDDGSVTVWCSDHEPFARMKGMHGIRLHPDRAVVELVVRLHNRTSERQTFLWWANVAARVHDDYQSFFPTDVRFVADHARRALTAFPTADRPYYGVDYPARAADQPGADRIDFYRNIPVPTSYMIVDSDGEFFGGYDHAADAGFVHWAERRISPGKKQWTWGDAPFGHAWDAHLTDGDGPYVELMAGVYTDNQPDFSWLMPGETKSFSQYWFPISRIGVPVAATLDTALHVSRDGDARSLRIGVGATRELPEAAVRIVDGGHELASWVVDLDPARPFVVMAADVPGSARVLVEDRAGNLLVVSPEPVGERPEPWTATEPPRPRDVASVEELHLIGVHLRQYRHPTRSPLPYWREAVARDPGHIGSHLALADTAYRAGDYDTAAEHARAAVARLTARNLNPADTEALYLLGLIEARRGRLDAAASAFGRATWDRKWAPPALVELARLGARAGDVDRALADLEGAARLDADDLRVVALRVVLLRRVGRADEADALLAEARGLDPLDVALRVIAGEHVLPSDAHVLLDVASDLRAAGEADVALALLTRAATEASAAAGNVRPVAHYLRAQLLDELGRADEARAEREAASRADRRWAFPAGLDAHDALLAAIAAEPGDPVPRALLGMLLFDAGRKTEAAEQWRRAIELGDEDAVTARNLGLAAYNVLGDDELAWASYERARRLDPHDGRLLYELDQLAARLEHDPRERLARLEADRELVLGRDDLTIEYAGLLVDAGRADEAVGIVESRAFQPWEGGEGRVLAAWDRARAAAGLPRIDPPANLGEARPVVPAPAATRADGSTDYFATSLPALLLFARE from the coding sequence ATGCGAGCCACCGACGTCGCCCGGTTCACACTGCCCGATGCCCCTGCCGAGCTGCAGCGCGAGCTCGACCGAGGCGGCGCCGTCGTGTGGGAGCAGCCCGTCGAGTTGCCCACCTACGCTCCCGGCGAGCCGAGCCGATACCCGATGTTCCTCGACCGCCGGGTCTACCAGGGCTCGAGCGGACGCGTGTACCCGCTGCCGTTCATCGACCGCATCGCGTCCGAGGCCGCCCCGGCGAGCTGGACCGCTGTGCACCTCGAGAATCGGTGGGTGCGCCTCATGGTGCTGCCTGAACTCGGCGGGCGCATCCACGTCGGGTACGACAAGAGCGCCGGCTACGACTTCTTCTACCGCAACAACGTCATCAAGCCCGCCCTCGTGGGCCTCGCGGGGCCATGGCTCAGCGGCGGCGTCGAGTTCAACTGGCCGCAGCACCACCGGCCTGCGACGTACCTGCCGGTCGAATGGACGATCGAGCACGGCGACGACGGCTCCGTCACCGTGTGGTGCAGCGACCACGAGCCGTTCGCCCGCATGAAGGGCATGCACGGCATACGGCTGCACCCCGATCGCGCGGTCGTCGAACTCGTCGTGCGCCTGCACAACCGCACGAGCGAACGGCAGACGTTCCTTTGGTGGGCGAACGTCGCGGCACGCGTGCACGACGACTACCAGTCGTTCTTCCCGACCGACGTGCGCTTCGTCGCCGACCACGCGCGACGCGCGCTCACGGCCTTCCCGACCGCCGACCGGCCGTACTACGGCGTCGACTACCCCGCCCGGGCCGCCGACCAGCCCGGCGCCGACCGTATCGACTTCTATCGCAACATCCCCGTGCCGACCTCGTACATGATCGTCGACTCCGACGGCGAGTTCTTCGGCGGCTACGACCACGCCGCCGACGCCGGCTTCGTGCACTGGGCCGAGCGGCGCATCTCCCCGGGCAAGAAGCAGTGGACGTGGGGCGACGCGCCCTTCGGCCACGCGTGGGACGCCCACCTCACCGACGGCGACGGCCCCTACGTCGAGCTCATGGCCGGGGTCTACACCGACAATCAGCCCGACTTCTCCTGGCTCATGCCGGGCGAGACGAAGTCCTTCAGCCAGTACTGGTTCCCCATCAGCCGCATCGGCGTCCCGGTTGCGGCGACCCTCGATACCGCCCTGCACGTGTCGCGCGATGGCGATGCCCGCTCGCTGCGCATCGGCGTCGGCGCGACCCGCGAGCTGCCCGAGGCTGCGGTGCGCATCGTCGACGGTGGGCACGAGCTCGCGAGCTGGGTCGTCGACCTCGACCCCGCGCGTCCCTTCGTCGTCATGGCAGCGGATGTCCCGGGCTCGGCGCGCGTGCTCGTCGAAGACCGCGCCGGCAACCTGCTCGTCGTCTCCCCCGAACCCGTCGGTGAGCGACCCGAGCCGTGGACCGCGACCGAACCACCGCGCCCGCGCGACGTCGCGAGTGTCGAGGAACTGCACCTCATCGGCGTGCACCTCCGGCAGTACCGGCACCCCACACGCTCTCCCCTGCCCTATTGGCGGGAGGCGGTCGCACGCGACCCTGGCCACATCGGCTCGCACCTCGCGCTCGCCGACACGGCGTACCGGGCGGGCGACTACGACACGGCGGCCGAGCATGCGCGCGCGGCCGTCGCGCGCCTCACGGCGCGAAACCTCAACCCCGCCGACACCGAGGCGCTCTACCTGCTCGGACTCATCGAGGCGCGGCGTGGACGGCTCGATGCCGCGGCATCCGCGTTCGGCCGAGCCACGTGGGACCGCAAGTGGGCGCCACCCGCGCTCGTCGAGCTCGCGCGCCTCGGGGCGAGAGCCGGCGACGTCGACCGCGCGCTGGCTGATCTCGAGGGGGCCGCACGGCTCGATGCCGATGACCTTCGGGTTGTGGCGCTCCGAGTGGTGCTGTTGCGACGCGTCGGCCGCGCCGACGAGGCCGATGCGCTGCTCGCCGAGGCCAGGGGGCTCGACCCGCTCGACGTCGCCCTGCGCGTGATCGCGGGCGAGCACGTGCTCCCGAGTGACGCGCACGTGCTGCTCGACGTCGCGTCCGACCTGCGGGCAGCCGGTGAAGCGGATGTCGCGCTCGCGCTCCTCACGCGCGCGGCGACGGAGGCATCGGCCGCCGCCGGCAACGTGCGGCCCGTCGCGCACTACCTTCGGGCGCAGCTGCTCGACGAGCTGGGCCGTGCCGACGAGGCGCGCGCCGAGCGCGAGGCCGCGAGTCGCGCCGACCGGCGCTGGGCGTTCCCGGCCGGACTCGACGCACACGACGCACTGCTCGCGGCGATCGCGGCCGAGCCCGGTGATCCGGTACCGCGCGCGCTGCTCGGCATGCTCCTGTTCGACGCAGGCCGCAAGACGGAGGCGGCCGAGCAGTGGCGACGGGCGATCGAGCTCGGCGACGAGGACGCCGTCACGGCGCGCAACCTCGGACTCGCGGCCTACAACGTGCTCGGCGACGACGAGCTCGCCTGGGCGTCGTACGAGCGCGCCCGGCGCCTGGATCCGCACGACGGGCGACTGCTCTACGAGCTCGATCAGCTCGCCGCCCGGCTCGAGCACGACCCGCGGGAACGGCTCGCACGACTCGAGGCCGACCGCGAGCTCGTGCTGGGCCGCGACGACCTGACGATCGAGTACGCCGGACTGCTCGTCGACGCCGGCCGCGCGGACGAAGCGGTCGGGATCGTCGAGTCGCGCGCGTTCCAGCCATGGGAGGGCGGCGAGGGTCGCGTGCTCGCTGCCTGGGATCGGGCCCGCGCCGCCGCCGGACTCCCCCGCATCGACCCGCCGGCGAATCTCGGGGAGGCACGGCCCGTCGTTCCGGCGCCCGCGGCCACGCGTGCGGACGGCAGCACGGACTACTTCGCGACGAGCCTGCCCGCTCTGCTGCTGTTCGCGCGGGAGTGA
- a CDS encoding alpha-galactosidase: MHVDYLAGRWATEFQRRSIELQWGTFSIGSRQGVTGLLFSPVVAMTAANSAAGHPLRHAYGVALEWSGSWRLQVDSTSIGAHTRVSCGVDEDTTTVTLLQWESFTSPWSAGIMSPEGPEGLTREWHRYQRVALARDLLPTTRPIVYNSWYATGFDVREDHQLELARIAAGLGVEAFVVDDGWFAGRTSDRAGLGDWTPDPSKFPRGLGPFADEIVALGMRFGLWIEPECVNPDSELYRAHPDWVYRAGDRPLVTVRNQLVLDLGRAEVVEWIEHRLRELLGSAPISYLKWDMNRPVSDGGRPGDRHGGEWSVQHTRGYYRVMRMLRDEYPHVTIEACASGGGRIDNAVLALSDIVWTSDQVGPRDRLVIQHGFLDAYPAHVMSSWVADDPGQRDRMPVSLGYRFAVAMSGVLGIGADLGRWTEAERAEAARLVTRYRDIRSVVQRGQVVRHGDPHGDLYAIEYAGPADDPRIVVLVYDRDRDRTRDLERPCVHPTQLAPGVRYRVEGTDREVTRESARSLGIEVPFELAPDADLLVLQPIG, translated from the coding sequence GTGCACGTCGACTACCTCGCAGGGCGGTGGGCGACCGAGTTCCAGCGGCGCTCGATCGAGCTGCAGTGGGGCACGTTCTCGATCGGCAGCCGGCAGGGCGTGACGGGGCTGCTGTTCAGCCCCGTCGTCGCGATGACGGCCGCGAACAGCGCCGCGGGTCACCCACTCCGCCACGCATACGGCGTCGCGCTCGAGTGGAGCGGATCGTGGCGCCTGCAGGTCGACTCGACGTCGATCGGGGCGCACACGCGTGTCTCGTGCGGCGTCGACGAGGACACGACGACCGTGACGCTGCTGCAGTGGGAGTCCTTCACTTCGCCGTGGTCGGCGGGCATCATGAGCCCCGAGGGGCCCGAGGGCCTGACGCGCGAGTGGCACCGGTACCAGCGCGTCGCGCTCGCACGCGACCTCTTACCGACGACGCGACCGATTGTCTACAACTCCTGGTACGCGACCGGGTTCGACGTGCGCGAAGACCACCAGCTCGAGCTTGCGCGCATCGCCGCCGGGCTCGGCGTCGAGGCCTTCGTGGTGGATGACGGCTGGTTCGCGGGCCGAACGTCGGATCGCGCGGGACTCGGCGATTGGACGCCCGATCCGTCGAAGTTCCCGCGCGGGCTCGGGCCGTTCGCCGACGAGATCGTGGCGCTCGGCATGCGGTTCGGGCTCTGGATCGAACCGGAATGCGTGAACCCCGACAGTGAGCTGTACCGCGCGCATCCCGACTGGGTGTACCGCGCGGGCGACCGCCCGCTCGTGACCGTTCGCAACCAGCTCGTGCTCGATCTCGGTCGCGCCGAGGTCGTCGAGTGGATCGAGCATCGTCTGCGGGAGCTGCTGGGTTCTGCGCCCATCAGCTACCTGAAGTGGGACATGAACCGGCCCGTGAGCGACGGTGGGCGCCCCGGCGACCGGCATGGCGGCGAATGGTCGGTGCAGCACACCCGCGGGTACTACCGGGTGATGCGGATGCTTCGAGACGAGTACCCGCACGTGACGATCGAGGCGTGCGCGAGCGGCGGCGGACGCATCGACAACGCCGTGCTCGCGCTCTCCGACATCGTGTGGACGAGCGACCAGGTCGGGCCGAGGGACCGACTCGTCATTCAGCACGGCTTCCTCGACGCGTACCCCGCCCACGTCATGAGCTCGTGGGTGGCGGATGACCCGGGCCAGCGTGACCGCATGCCCGTCTCGCTCGGCTACCGCTTCGCGGTCGCCATGTCGGGCGTGCTCGGCATCGGAGCCGACCTCGGACGGTGGACGGAGGCGGAGCGCGCCGAGGCGGCGAGGCTCGTCACGCGCTATCGCGACATCCGGTCGGTCGTGCAGCGCGGGCAGGTCGTTCGCCACGGCGATCCGCACGGCGACCTCTACGCGATCGAGTACGCAGGGCCGGCCGACGACCCTCGCATCGTTGTGCTCGTGTACGACCGGGACCGCGACCGAACGCGCGACCTTGAGCGGCCCTGCGTGCACCCGACTCAGCTCGCCCCAGGCGTGCGGTACAGAGTCGAGGGCACCGATCGGGAGGTCACGCGCGAGTCGGCGCGGTCACTCGGCATCGAGGTGCCGTTCGAGCTCGCGCCGGACGCCGACCTGCTGGTGCTCCAGCCGATCGGCTGA
- a CDS encoding glycoside hydrolase family 36 N-terminal domain-containing protein — MSTQARLRTRTTEYVVSVLPDGSGLVLDHWGELVDGPVEAWSEPDRIVSFATTADAAPLEFASAGQRHVQFSELLVDRGDGWLGAAWTLRGELETVSSVDGTGLTAEFADETGTLVLVLEYETSTRHDVVRRRMTVRNEGTTRIELPAPSLPGGTCHSARRCTSTTSQGGGRPSSSGARSSCSGARSRSAAGRA, encoded by the coding sequence GTGAGCACGCAAGCGCGGCTCCGCACACGCACGACCGAGTACGTCGTGAGCGTGCTGCCCGACGGCTCGGGACTGGTGCTCGATCACTGGGGGGAGCTGGTCGACGGGCCGGTCGAGGCGTGGTCCGAGCCCGATCGCATCGTCTCCTTCGCCACGACAGCGGATGCCGCTCCGCTCGAGTTCGCCTCGGCGGGTCAGCGACATGTGCAGTTCTCCGAGCTGCTCGTCGACCGGGGCGACGGTTGGCTCGGCGCCGCCTGGACGCTGCGGGGCGAGCTCGAGACCGTGTCATCCGTTGACGGCACGGGTCTCACCGCCGAGTTCGCCGACGAGACCGGCACCCTCGTGCTCGTGCTCGAGTACGAGACCTCGACACGGCACGACGTCGTGCGCCGCCGGATGACCGTGCGGAACGAGGGCACGACGCGGATCGAGCTGCCCGCGCCTTCTCTGCCGGGTGGAACCTGCCACTCGGCCAGGCGGTGCACGTCGACTACCTCGCAGGGCGGTGGGCGACCGAGTTCCAGCGGCGCTCGATCGAGCTGCAGTGGGGCACGTTCTCGATCGGCAGCCGGCAGGGCGTGA
- a CDS encoding carbohydrate ABC transporter permease has protein sequence MSTAPVLPVRSDGRSTDVPADGARRNRRGGWLFHAIMTPLSLLWMAPMVFVVFVAVRSFGDLTERGLAALPLSIDWSGFVTVFTAGLVGEALVNSAIVTIATVFLTLLLATWAAFALSRFHIPFRRTILLVMLAGNLLPPQILLIPVARITEGLGIYDTLAALVIVQVGFGLGFYTFVLHGFMRAIPSEIFEAARVDGAGEIRTYWQVVLPLCRPSLAALAALATTWIWNDLIWALTVLRTETNFPITAALLNIQGGYVSQWNVVASGAIVAALPTAIVFFAFQRHFVSGLTLGSGK, from the coding sequence ATGTCCACGGCACCCGTGCTTCCGGTCCGCTCCGATGGTCGATCGACCGACGTTCCCGCCGACGGCGCTCGGCGCAATCGACGTGGCGGATGGCTCTTCCACGCGATCATGACGCCGCTCTCGCTGCTCTGGATGGCGCCCATGGTCTTCGTCGTCTTCGTGGCGGTGCGCTCGTTCGGCGACCTCACGGAACGCGGCCTCGCTGCGCTTCCGCTCTCGATCGACTGGAGCGGGTTCGTGACGGTCTTCACGGCGGGGCTCGTCGGCGAGGCGCTCGTCAACAGCGCGATCGTCACGATCGCGACCGTCTTCCTCACGCTGCTGCTCGCGACGTGGGCCGCGTTCGCGCTGAGTCGGTTTCACATCCCGTTCCGGCGCACGATCCTGCTCGTGATGCTCGCCGGCAACCTGCTGCCGCCCCAGATCCTGCTCATCCCGGTCGCGCGCATCACGGAGGGGCTCGGCATCTACGACACGCTCGCCGCGCTCGTGATCGTGCAGGTCGGCTTCGGACTCGGGTTCTACACCTTCGTGCTCCACGGCTTCATGCGCGCCATCCCGTCCGAGATCTTCGAGGCCGCTCGCGTCGACGGGGCGGGGGAGATCCGCACGTACTGGCAGGTCGTGCTGCCGCTGTGCCGTCCGTCACTCGCGGCCCTCGCGGCACTCGCGACGACGTGGATCTGGAACGACCTCATCTGGGCGCTCACGGTGCTGCGCACCGAGACGAACTTCCCGATCACCGCCGCCCTGCTCAACATCCAGGGTGGCTACGTGAGCCAGTGGAACGTCGTCGCCTCCGGCGCGATCGTGGCCGCGCTGCCGACGGCGATCGTGTTCTTCGCGTTCCAGCGCCACTTCGTGTCGGGCCTCACGCTCGGTTCGGGGAAGTGA
- a CDS encoding carbohydrate ABC transporter permease, with amino-acid sequence MDRETLAVETASPPERRGGSPRRRRLHRVPTVVWFFLLIPLAVELAWVFWPAINSFWLSLTRWNGIGDPEFIGLGNFERLLSDPIFGQAILNNVIWVIGFGGFSVVVGLSLAVALNKPRRGVGFYRSAIYLPMVFSLAVTGLFWRVIYQPDGAVNAFLGSIGLGSLETQWLANPDTALYAVLVAAVWRQVGYIMVLYLAGLKGVDPTLEEAAAVDGASPWQRFWRIVMPQLSGVNSVVFAVTVIDSLRTFDIVWAMTRGGPYNSTQLLSTYMYQTSFTVLDLGYGSAIAVVIFALAIVFIISYLARASKEE; translated from the coding sequence ATGGATCGTGAGACCCTTGCCGTCGAGACCGCTTCCCCGCCCGAGCGGCGGGGAGGCAGCCCTCGACGGCGACGTCTCCACCGAGTGCCGACCGTCGTCTGGTTCTTCCTGCTCATCCCGCTCGCGGTCGAGCTCGCGTGGGTGTTCTGGCCGGCGATCAACAGCTTCTGGCTTTCGCTCACGCGCTGGAACGGCATCGGCGACCCGGAGTTCATCGGACTCGGCAACTTCGAGCGACTCCTCTCCGACCCGATCTTCGGACAGGCGATCCTCAACAACGTCATCTGGGTGATCGGGTTCGGCGGCTTCTCGGTCGTCGTCGGGCTGTCGCTCGCGGTCGCGCTCAACAAGCCCCGACGCGGTGTCGGCTTCTACCGCAGCGCGATCTACCTGCCGATGGTGTTCTCGCTCGCCGTCACGGGCCTCTTCTGGCGTGTCATCTACCAGCCGGACGGTGCGGTCAACGCGTTCCTCGGGTCGATCGGCCTCGGTTCACTGGAAACGCAATGGCTCGCGAATCCCGACACCGCGCTCTACGCCGTGCTCGTGGCAGCCGTCTGGCGCCAGGTCGGCTACATCATGGTGCTGTACCTCGCGGGGCTCAAGGGTGTCGACCCGACGCTCGAGGAGGCTGCCGCGGTTGACGGCGCGAGTCCGTGGCAGCGGTTCTGGCGCATCGTCATGCCGCAATTGAGCGGGGTCAACAGCGTCGTCTTCGCGGTGACGGTGATCGACTCGCTGCGCACCTTCGACATCGTCTGGGCGATGACCCGTGGCGGGCCGTACAACTCGACGCAGCTGCTCTCGACGTACATGTACCAGACGAGCTTCACCGTGCTCGACCTCGGCTACGGCTCGGCGATCGCCGTCGTCATCTTCGCGCTCGCGATCGTCTTCATCATCAGCTACCTCGCTCGCGCTTCGAAGGAGGAGTGA
- a CDS encoding ABC transporter substrate-binding protein, with amino-acid sequence MATDHRIPTPSSLGPFGSLVDASITRRGLLAGTAGAGMLAFLTSCMAGGGGGGASQTGVVLQSSLSDPAPKAALEQIVKAFGGDVTLNTVAIEQFRAQLSTYLSSSNPPDVLTWYAGSVARDYASEGFLLDLSDMWEGDGAAANYSPALRDLSSDDDGRQIFLPTNYYWWGVFHLKSAFQEWGVSAPTTWDEFITLCETVKSNGINPLSNGIGSTPWMASGWFDILNLRVNGADFHKQLLAGEASFDSTEVKDTMRYYADIVPFFDPNMTSYAWQDAVTPLVQKKNGMYLTGAFISQNLVDSDPDDLDFFSVPVIDPSIPTAEEAPTDGYFASAKTKNPDATKEFLAYLAGAESQQAFIEAAQSSNLPTSPDVDTSGFSPLVQKGLKMLGETEQITQFFNRDSSDALQTTADTALTKFLANPGDVDVILTEWQTAAEQVFNG; translated from the coding sequence ATGGCCACTGACCACCGAATCCCCACTCCCAGTTCGCTCGGCCCGTTCGGATCGCTCGTGGATGCGTCGATCACCCGCCGAGGGCTGCTCGCCGGCACCGCCGGAGCCGGAATGCTCGCCTTCCTCACCTCGTGCATGGCGGGCGGGGGCGGTGGCGGTGCATCCCAGACCGGCGTCGTGCTGCAATCGTCCCTCTCGGACCCAGCGCCCAAAGCGGCACTCGAGCAGATCGTGAAGGCGTTCGGCGGTGACGTCACGCTCAACACCGTCGCGATCGAGCAGTTCCGAGCGCAGCTGTCGACCTACCTCAGTTCGAGCAACCCGCCCGACGTGCTCACCTGGTACGCCGGCTCCGTCGCGCGCGACTACGCGAGCGAGGGCTTCCTCCTGGACCTCTCGGACATGTGGGAGGGCGACGGCGCCGCCGCGAACTACTCGCCCGCGCTGCGCGATCTCTCGTCCGATGATGACGGGCGGCAGATCTTCCTGCCGACGAACTACTACTGGTGGGGCGTCTTCCACCTGAAGTCCGCCTTCCAGGAGTGGGGCGTCTCCGCGCCCACGACCTGGGACGAGTTCATCACCCTGTGCGAGACGGTCAAGTCGAACGGCATCAACCCGCTCTCCAACGGCATCGGCTCGACGCCGTGGATGGCGTCGGGCTGGTTCGACATCCTCAACCTGCGGGTGAACGGCGCCGACTTCCACAAGCAACTGCTCGCAGGCGAGGCGTCGTTCGACAGCACAGAGGTCAAGGACACGATGCGGTACTACGCCGACATCGTGCCGTTCTTCGACCCCAACATGACCTCCTACGCGTGGCAGGACGCGGTGACCCCGCTCGTGCAGAAGAAGAACGGGATGTACCTCACCGGCGCGTTCATCAGCCAGAACCTGGTCGACTCCGATCCCGACGACCTCGACTTCTTCTCGGTGCCGGTCATCGATCCCTCCATCCCGACCGCCGAGGAAGCTCCGACGGACGGGTACTTCGCGAGCGCGAAGACGAAGAATCCCGACGCGACGAAGGAGTTCCTTGCGTACCTCGCGGGCGCCGAGTCGCAGCAGGCGTTCATCGAGGCGGCGCAGTCGTCGAACCTGCCGACCTCGCCCGACGTCGACACCTCCGGCTTCTCGCCGCTCGTGCAGAAGGGACTCAAGATGCTCGGCGAGACCGAGCAGATCACGCAGTTCTTCAACCGCGACTCGTCGGACGCGCTCCAGACGACGGCCGACACGGCGCTCACGAAGTTCCTCGCGAACCCCGGCGACGTCGACGTCATCCTCACGGAGTGGCAGACCGCCGCCGAGCAGGTGTTCAACGGGTGA
- a CDS encoding cellulase-like family protein: MNGYRPVPIPAHLPDRLTISLWDFSWYVRTGSGEPFEDLDRSAAEAVDRGYNAVRICAMPFLLFGSGLDTSALRLDRLGGDYAQRVRWYDVGAATVIDAREHLLALFRALDAHGLVAILSSWEYQQSSSFAVERDWFDALMAVPPGERPLRLADAMADLIDFLTIAGLDHCIAFTELHNEVQFTHLVDGLEAEWGEDGGNAAILELKQSLTAALDRFHGRHPDRPVTVNYAHVPVGVMRGIPDNVDVLVVHPYIYGVLDETTAAFDLRGSLEDFPREQVDAFGLLRDGAPAATEWMLPPDSSWKLEATIVGKPEIFFHDWVDPDAFDRFLYERYESHRNEMDRTLVDWIAVAADHALSRDIPVVFGEGWIGYTPLHGDFEEGPVGAEFCRRAVRESRGVGAWGTIVCSNAAPHHPMWADVALQRECNALFTAPSVPSLHQ; this comes from the coding sequence GTGAACGGCTACCGACCGGTCCCCATCCCGGCCCATCTGCCCGACAGGCTGACGATCAGCCTGTGGGATTTCTCCTGGTACGTGCGCACCGGATCCGGCGAGCCGTTCGAGGATCTCGACCGCTCCGCGGCCGAGGCGGTCGACCGCGGCTACAACGCGGTGCGCATCTGCGCGATGCCGTTCCTGCTCTTCGGCTCGGGGCTCGACACGAGCGCGCTGCGCCTCGATCGGCTCGGCGGCGACTACGCCCAGCGGGTTCGGTGGTACGACGTCGGCGCCGCCACGGTGATCGACGCACGCGAGCACCTCCTCGCGCTGTTCCGTGCGCTCGACGCGCACGGCCTCGTGGCCATCCTGTCGTCGTGGGAGTACCAGCAGTCGTCGTCGTTCGCCGTCGAGCGGGACTGGTTCGACGCGCTCATGGCCGTGCCGCCGGGCGAGCGGCCGCTGCGGCTCGCCGACGCGATGGCCGACCTCATCGACTTCCTCACGATCGCTGGACTCGACCACTGCATCGCCTTCACCGAGCTGCACAACGAGGTGCAGTTCACGCACCTCGTCGACGGCCTGGAGGCGGAGTGGGGAGAGGATGGCGGCAACGCCGCCATCCTCGAGCTGAAGCAGTCCCTCACCGCCGCGCTCGACCGGTTCCACGGTCGGCACCCCGATCGCCCGGTCACGGTCAACTACGCGCATGTGCCGGTCGGCGTGATGCGCGGCATCCCCGACAACGTCGACGTGCTCGTCGTGCATCCGTACATCTACGGCGTGCTCGACGAGACGACGGCCGCGTTCGACCTGCGGGGTTCCCTCGAGGACTTCCCGCGCGAGCAGGTCGACGCCTTCGGGCTGTTGCGCGATGGCGCGCCGGCGGCGACCGAGTGGATGCTCCCACCCGACTCATCGTGGAAGCTCGAGGCGACCATCGTCGGCAAGCCCGAGATCTTCTTCCACGACTGGGTCGATCCCGACGCCTTCGACCGGTTCCTCTACGAGCGGTACGAATCGCACCGCAACGAGATGGACCGCACCCTCGTTGACTGGATCGCCGTCGCCGCCGATCACGCCCTCAGCCGCGACATCCCTGTCGTCTTCGGCGAGGGCTGGATCGGCTACACCCCGCTGCACGGCGATTTCGAGGAGGGCCCGGTCGGCGCCGAGTTCTGCCGTCGTGCCGTGCGCGAGTCGCGGGGCGTCGGCGCGTGGGGCACGATCGTGTGCTCCAACGCCGCACCGCATCATCCGATGTGGGCGGATGTCGCGCTCCAGCGTGAATGCAATGCCCTCTTCACCGCACCATCCGTTCCATCCCTGCACCAGTGA
- a CDS encoding AraC family transcriptional regulator has translation MLIPDGFPGQRLRVLPQPLIKAALKDPLTGRLLVTDAGHFPHATSHGRSRPDGVRQAILILCTEGSGWLTMHGAQHTISAGDAVLIPPDVPHRYGADQRDPWSIWWLHAEGVDVPTLVDAVLGADRQPVLPVRDMFGAVALARQVVSEVERDETRASLYAAVGPAWNLFAQLAADRLRGRAGSVDRIHLVQDHLRAHLAEPMSVPALARLAGMSTSHFAALFKASAGTGVVEYVKRLRIARARELLITTDALVAEIASAVGYSDAFYFSRQFSSVNGMSPTEYRSRSRRELI, from the coding sequence ATGCTCATCCCCGACGGATTCCCGGGCCAGCGGCTCCGTGTTCTCCCGCAGCCGCTCATCAAGGCGGCGCTGAAAGACCCGCTCACGGGTCGCCTGCTCGTGACCGATGCTGGACACTTCCCGCATGCGACCTCGCACGGCCGCTCTCGGCCGGATGGTGTCCGACAGGCCATCCTCATCCTCTGCACCGAGGGCAGTGGGTGGCTCACGATGCACGGCGCGCAGCACACGATCTCGGCCGGCGATGCAGTACTCATCCCGCCCGACGTGCCGCACCGGTACGGCGCCGACCAGCGCGACCCGTGGTCGATCTGGTGGCTGCACGCTGAAGGCGTCGACGTGCCGACGCTCGTCGACGCGGTGCTCGGCGCCGACCGGCAACCCGTCCTCCCCGTGCGCGACATGTTCGGCGCCGTCGCGCTCGCCCGGCAGGTCGTGTCAGAGGTCGAGCGCGACGAGACCCGAGCGAGTCTCTACGCAGCGGTCGGTCCCGCCTGGAACCTCTTCGCGCAACTCGCCGCCGACCGGCTGCGGGGCCGGGCCGGGTCGGTCGATCGCATCCACCTCGTGCAGGACCATCTGCGCGCCCACCTCGCCGAGCCGATGAGCGTGCCCGCGCTGGCCCGCTTGGCTGGCATGAGTACGTCGCATTTCGCCGCACTCTTCAAAGCCTCCGCCGGCACGGGCGTCGTCGAGTACGTCAAGCGGCTGCGCATCGCGCGCGCCCGCGAGCTGCTCATCACCACGGACGCCCTCGTCGCCGAGATCGCCTCCGCCGTCGGCTACAGCGACGCGTTCTACTTCTCGCGCCAGTTCAGCTCGGTCAACGGCATGAGCCCGACCGAGTATCGCTCGAGGTCGCGTCGCGAACTGATCTGA